One Phalacrocorax aristotelis chromosome Z, bGulAri2.1, whole genome shotgun sequence DNA window includes the following coding sequences:
- the RUSC2 gene encoding AP-4 complex accessory subunit RUSC2 isoform X2: MDSPPKLTGETLIVHHIPLVHCQVPDRQCCSVSKRTNPFCQPELSITRTSALPDRDLSQTDSLVYSSFLQTSETSAEDSDNKEGKLRDLIVPSVSKRQNPFLLSEGEDLSIFGDELGQKSFHLHNSLVAGKPPFHLHELSLPPFHLHDSNHIVKSWNMASRSGVVDGQEDKISSDDIQKRNNVNRCQQASERMELDECSCHRGSSSSFSFDGGDQEWNQNTGELLRNQDALHSRTCNCSSSELQRCRCYSSSSQSEVTDQQMGYISDSSCNSSDGVLVNFSALYNKMNGHSRSNLNSASLSCDSSFCSHSDTGAFYLDLHSSPTESKMSCESHHPESSGKVCGCQHSSSPVLDANCNSYHLHCEPCTSESSDLTACFQSQARLVVATQNYYKLVTCDLSSQSSPSPAGSSITSCSEDHTKGSPAQPTEYYLFRRPDLRQEESNVECSEEETKGEATQNMIEGQVYVNVSPPNLNASRQRSRSYDQNLDRSPSSRLGSLERMVSCPVKLSESPAIPIQSSPPKRVTSFAELAKGRKKNGTSPPLRSSGDSSLEFSPIPETQRDCPTFLEERARRSQSLPPMPFVHGLNRSCEGFCLNHAFGDSQALCSTKDSVSSEKVPGGHGAGGGTDSKPVVRYSKDQRPTTLPIQPFVFQHHFSKPPKARALHSHFASSLSQLYSLSSNRPASQQISNSQSSASATSAEQSAAVGSQAHSTLLTQRSADGAASRNDGCIKKPAPETTRPSPLGSYSPVRCNVPFFQSVDSSSSPTAERAGESQPPRSRSCPISASLLSTRSSPVVSAMQPSQATKADALRQKENPKPVPKKEAPLDTSPPPSEYRLHSGSLPPLSVGGMPVSRVGGHADPHWRSGSETSSSVPLSSMGIRPLNGQSMRQLQLTYTDFFPDYFSLAEKPPAEFCLSPDGNTESISIDLLQKKGLVKAINTAVDLIVAHFGTSRDPGVKAKLGNSSVSPNVGHLILKYLCPAVRDILSDGLKAYVLDMIIGQRRNIPWSVVEASTQLGPSTKLLHSLYSKISQYTELTNHTMRFNAFIFGLLNIRSLEFWFNHLYNHEDIILAHYQPVGFLCLSHSVCQPLFEELLLLLQPLSLLPFNLDLLFEHHLMQMGKEQQQQKELLRVKQDLLLSAHSTLQLMRTRGSSEDPDGCSTVPEVCKVGARDGDISPGHSPLQDVSERVKGVGASCGDGDREEERRKTRERTWEEKKDKQAGWWYQLMQSSQIYIEGSAEGSKFIRYEKKKALNTVPRSAETHKAPPPREGVVEGAEACPVAEDALEERPKAANKPSPEAVEEPLEKPQQVPAGEEMKERSWPFWMGSPPDSVLTELKRSKEKESGTQQKVGAAAAAPQEESSTSTSEGSQPIKWGHLFGSRKVQKDPRQFNRLPSGWLSLDKSVFQLVAQTVGASMWREAAPEPEPPQPEPPEVAPTAQPAQGLSPHPPCEVKALCHHIATEAGQLSFNKGDILQVISKVDGDWLQCSLGSEKGLVPIMYVTHPEDEDY; the protein is encoded by the exons ATGGATAGTCCACCCAAACTGACTGGTGAGACGCTGATTGTCCATCACATTCCCCTGGTGCATTGCCAGGTCCCTGATAGACAGTGCTGCTCCGTGAGCAAAAGGACCAACCCCTTCTGCCAGCCAGAGCTCAGCATTACACGGACCTCTGCCCTTCCAGACAGAGACCTTTCACAGACTGACTCCTTGGTGTACAGCAGCTTTCTCCAGACCTCTGAAACTTCAGCAGAGGACTCAGACAACAAAGAAGGCAAACTGAGGGATTTGATTGTCCCTAGTGTCAGTAAGCGACAAAACCCTTTCCTGCTGAGTGAGGGTGAAGACCTCAGCATCTTTGGGGATGAGTTGGGTCAAAAATCTTTTCACCTTCACAACTCACTTGTGGCTGGCAAACCTCCGTTTCATCTGCATGAGCTGTCCTTGCCCCCTTTCCACCTCCACGACTCCAATCACATTGTGAAATCCTGGAATATGGCCAGCCGGTCTGGTGTGGTAGACGGGCAAGAGGACAAAATCAGCAGTGACGACATCCAGAAGAGGAACAACGTGAACCGGTGCCAACAGGCCTCAGAACGCATGGAGCTGGATGAATGCAGCTGCCATCGCGGCAGCTCCTCTAGCTTCTCCTTTGATGGTGGTGACCAGGAGTGGAACCAGAACACAGGTGAATTGCTGAGGAATCAGGATGCCCTGCACAGCCGGACATGCAACTGTTCCAGCTCGGAGCTCCAGCGCTGTCGCTGCTACAGTTCATCAAGTCAGTCTGAAGTGACTGACCAACAGATGGGCTACATCAGTGACTCTTCCTGCAACAGCTCCGATGGGGTGCTGGTGAACTTCAGTGCTCTCTACAACAAAATGAATGGGCATTCTCGATCTAACCTGAATTCAGCCAGCCTGTCCTGTGACTCTTCCTTCTGCAGCCACTCAGACACAGGAGCTTTTTACCTGGATTTGCATTCATCACCCACAGAATCCAAGATGTCTTGTGAGTCGCATCACCCAGAGAGTTCAGGGAAGGTGTGTGGGTGTCAACACTCCTCCTCACCTGTCCTGGATGCTAACTGCAACTCATACCACCTCCACTGTGAGCCTTGCACTTCAGAGAGCTCAGACCTCACTGCCTGCTTCCAGAGCCAAGCACGGCTCGTTGTGGCTACTCAAAATTATTATAAGTTAGTCACATGTGACTTGTCTTCCCAGTCATCCCCCAGCCCGGCAGGATCTTCCATAACTAGCTGCTCGGAAGACCATACCAAAGgtagcccagcccagcccactGAATACTATCTGTTTAGAAGGCCTGACCTGAGACAAGAAGAAAGCAATGTGGAGTGCAGTGAAGAAGAGACAAAGGGAGAAGCCACCCAGAACATGATTGAGGGTCAGGTCTATGTGAATGTGTCACCACCTAACCTCAACGCAAGCCGGCAGCGCTCCAGGAGCTATGATCAGAACCTGGACAGGAGTCCCAGCAGCCGGCTGGGCTCCTTGGAGCGCATGGTGAGCTGTCCAGTCAAGCTGAGTGAAAGTCCAGCAATACCCATCCAGAGTTCCCCCCCAAAGAGAGTGACATCTTTTGCTGAACTGGCtaaaggcaggaaaaagaatGGCACTTCCCCACCACTCCGGTCCAGTGGGGATTCCTCCTTGGAGTTCTCCCCTATCCCTGAGACACAGCGGGATTGCCCAACCTTCCTTGAAGAAAGAGCTCGCCGCAGCCAGAGTCTTCCACCCATGCCCTTCGTCCATGGCCTGAACCGGAGCTGCGAGGGGTTCTGTTTAAATCACGCTTTTGGGGACAGCCAGGCTTTGTGTTCCACCAAAGACTCGGTCTCCAGTGAGAAGGTCCCCGGTGGGCATGGAGCAG GTGGTGGCACAGACAGCAAGCCTGTGGTACGCTACAGCAAGGACCAGCGTCCCACGACTCTGCCCATCCAGCCCTTTGTTTTCCAGCACCATTTCAGCAAGCCACCCAAGGCCCGTGCTCTGCACAGCCATTTTGCCTCCAGCCTTTCCCAACTCTACAGCTTGTCCAGCAATCGGCCTGCCAGCCAGCAGATCTCCAATTCCCAGTCCTCAGCCTCAGCCACCTCAGCAGAGCAGTCGGCAGCAGTGGGGAGCCAAGCCCACAGCACGCTCCTGACGCAACGCTCAGCAGATGGAGCTGCCTCCCGCAATGATGGCTGCATTAAGAAGCCTGCCCCCGAGACAACCCGGCCGTCCCCCCTGGGGAGTTACTCTCCTGTTCGATGCAACGTGCCTTTCTTTCAAAGTGTGGACTCTTCTTCCTCACCCACAGCAGAGAGAGCTGGAGAGAGCCAGCCTCCCAGGAGCAGGTCCTGCCCCATCTCCGCCAGCTTGCTTTCCACAAGGTCTTCCCCTGTTGTCAGTGCCATGCAGCCCTCCCAGGCCACCAAAGCTGATGCCCTGAGGCAAAAGGAGAACCCCAAGCCGGTTCCCAAGAAGGAGGCACCACTGGACACAAGCCCACCACCCTCCGAGTACCGACTCCACAGTGGGTCCCTCCCACCCCTCTCAGTGGGTGGTATGCCTGTGAGCAGAGTGGGAGGCCACGCAGATCCCCACTGGAGAAGCGGCAGTGAGACCAGCAGCTCTGTTCCCCTGAGCAGCATGGGAATACGGCCCCTCAATG GACAGTCTATGAGGCAACTCCAGCTTACCTACACTGACTTCTTCCCTGACTACTTCTCACTAGCAGAGAAACCCCCTGCTGAGTTCTGCCTCTCCCCAGATGGCAACACAGAGTCCATCTCCATCGACTTGCTGCAGAAGAAGG GTCTGGTGAAGGCAATCAACACTGCTGTTGACCTGATTGTGGCTCACTTTGGAACCAGCAGGGATCCTGGGGTGAAG GCCAAGCTTGGAAACAGCTCCGTGAGCCCCAACGTGGGGCATCTCATCCTGAAATACCTGTGCCCTGCTGTCCGGGACATTCTGAGTGATGGGCTCAAGGCTTATGTCCTGGACATGATCATTGGCCAGAGGAGGAACATCCCCTGGAGCGTGGTGGAGGCATCCACCCAGCTAG GTCCCTCTACCAAGTTGCTGCACAGCCTCTATAGCAAGATCAGCCAGTACACGGAGCTCACCAACCACACCATGAGGTTCAACGCATTCATCTTTGGCCTCCTCAA TATCCGGTCCTTGGAGTTCTGGTTCAACCACCTCTACAACCATGAAG ATATCATCCTGGCACACTACCAGCCAgtgggcttcttgtgcctgtCTCACAGTGTATGCCAGCCTCTTTTTGAGGAgcttctgctcctgctccagcctctctccctgctgcccttcaACCTAGACCTCCTTTTTGAGCACCACCTGATGCAGATGggcaaggagcagcagcagcaaaaggagctGCTGCGTGTGAAGCAGGACCTGCTGCTTTCCGCACACTCCACCCTGCAGCTGATGCGGACACGGGGCAGCAGTGAGGATCCTGACGGCTGCAGCACTGTCCCTGAAGTGTGCAAAGTGGGTGCCAGAGATGGTGACATCTCACCAGGCCACAGCCCTCTGCAAGATGTAAGTGAGAGGGTCAAGGGGGTGGGGGCCTCCTGTGGAGACGGTGACAGGGAGGAAGAGCGGAGGAAGACACGAGAGAGGACATGGGAGGAGAAGAAGGACAAGCAGGCAGGCTGGTGGTACCAGCTCATGCAGAGCTCTCAGATTTACATTGAGGGCTCAGCTGAAGGCTCGAAATTCATCCGCTATGAGAAGAAGAAGGCTTTGAATACTGTGCCCAGGTCAGCAGAGACCCACAAGGCACCACCCCCCCGCGAAGGGGTGGTGGAGGGTGCAGAGGCTTGCCCTGTTGCTGAGGATGCCTTGGAGGAGAGGCCCAAGGCAGCCAACAAGCCAAGTCCTGAAGCCGTGGAAGAGCCCTTGGAAAAGCCCCAGCAGGTGCCGGCTGGCGAAGAGATGAAGGAACGGAGCTGGCCTTTCTGGATGGGCAGCCCCCCAGACTCAGTGCTTACAGAGCTGAAGCGCAGCAAGGAGAAGGAGAGTGGGACCCAGCAAAaagtgggagcagcagcagcagccccccaaGAGGAGAGCAGCACCAGTACATCAGAGGGGAGCCAGCCCATCAAGTGGGGACACTTGTTTGGGTCCAGGAAGGTGCAAAAAGATCCcaggcagtttaacag GTTGCCCTCTGGCTGGCTGAGCTTGGACAAGTCCGTGTTCCAGCTGGTGGCCCAGACGGTTGGGGCAAGCATGTGGCGAGAAGCAGCCCCTGAGCCAGAACCACCACAGCCAGAGCCACCTGAAGTGGCCCCCACAGCGCAGCCAGCCCAGGGGCTGTCTCCCCACCCTCCCTG tgaGGTGAAAGCTCTTTGCCATCACATTGCCACCGAGGCAGGACAGCTGAGCTTCAACAAGGGAGACATCCTGCAGGTCATCTCCAAGGTGGATGGTGACTGGCTGCAGTGCAGCCTCGGCTCCGAGAAGGGGCTGGTGCCCATCATGTACGTCACCCACCCGGAGGACGAGGACTATTAA
- the RUSC2 gene encoding AP-4 complex accessory subunit RUSC2 isoform X1, which yields MDSPPKLTGETLIVHHIPLVHCQVPDRQCCSVSKRTNPFCQPELSITRTSALPDRDLSQTDSLVYSSFLQTSETSAEDSDNKEGKLRDLIVPSVSKRQNPFLLSEGEDLSIFGDELGQKSFHLHNSLVAGKPPFHLHELSLPPFHLHDSNHIVKSWNMASRSGVVDGQEDKISSDDIQKRNNVNRCQQASERMELDECSCHRGSSSSFSFDGGDQEWNQNTGELLRNQDALHSRTCNCSSSELQRCRCYSSSSQSEVTDQQMGYISDSSCNSSDGVLVNFSALYNKMNGHSRSNLNSASLSCDSSFCSHSDTGAFYLDLHSSPTESKMSCESHHPESSGKVCGCQHSSSPVLDANCNSYHLHCEPCTSESSDLTACFQSQARLVVATQNYYKLVTCDLSSQSSPSPAGSSITSCSEDHTKGSPAQPTEYYLFRRPDLRQEESNVECSEEETKGEATQNMIEGQVYVNVSPPNLNASRQRSRSYDQNLDRSPSSRLGSLERMVSCPVKLSESPAIPIQSSPPKRVTSFAELAKGRKKNGTSPPLRSSGDSSLEFSPIPETQRDCPTFLEERARRSQSLPPMPFVHGLNRSCEGFCLNHAFGDSQALCSTKDSVSSEKVPGGHGAGGGTDSKPVVRYSKDQRPTTLPIQPFVFQHHFSKPPKARALHSHFASSLSQLYSLSSNRPASQQISNSQSSASATSAEQSAAVGSQAHSTLLTQRSADGAASRNDGCIKKPAPETTRPSPLGSYSPVRCNVPFFQSVDSSSSPTAERAGESQPPRSRSCPISASLLSTRSSPVVSAMQPSQATKADALRQKENPKPVPKKEAPLDTSPPPSEYRLHSGSLPPLSVGGMPVSRVGGHADPHWRSGSETSSSVPLSSMGIRPLNANHLSPQALKWREYRRRNPLGLDRVSGLSGLAGSLDRRQQEPRLNRGNAIFELPGTFNTSHFHCKLNGQSMRQLQLTYTDFFPDYFSLAEKPPAEFCLSPDGNTESISIDLLQKKGLVKAINTAVDLIVAHFGTSRDPGVKAKLGNSSVSPNVGHLILKYLCPAVRDILSDGLKAYVLDMIIGQRRNIPWSVVEASTQLGPSTKLLHSLYSKISQYTELTNHTMRFNAFIFGLLNIRSLEFWFNHLYNHEDIILAHYQPVGFLCLSHSVCQPLFEELLLLLQPLSLLPFNLDLLFEHHLMQMGKEQQQQKELLRVKQDLLLSAHSTLQLMRTRGSSEDPDGCSTVPEVCKVGARDGDISPGHSPLQDVSERVKGVGASCGDGDREEERRKTRERTWEEKKDKQAGWWYQLMQSSQIYIEGSAEGSKFIRYEKKKALNTVPRSAETHKAPPPREGVVEGAEACPVAEDALEERPKAANKPSPEAVEEPLEKPQQVPAGEEMKERSWPFWMGSPPDSVLTELKRSKEKESGTQQKVGAAAAAPQEESSTSTSEGSQPIKWGHLFGSRKVQKDPRQFNRLPSGWLSLDKSVFQLVAQTVGASMWREAAPEPEPPQPEPPEVAPTAQPAQGLSPHPPCEVKALCHHIATEAGQLSFNKGDILQVISKVDGDWLQCSLGSEKGLVPIMYVTHPEDEDY from the exons ATGGATAGTCCACCCAAACTGACTGGTGAGACGCTGATTGTCCATCACATTCCCCTGGTGCATTGCCAGGTCCCTGATAGACAGTGCTGCTCCGTGAGCAAAAGGACCAACCCCTTCTGCCAGCCAGAGCTCAGCATTACACGGACCTCTGCCCTTCCAGACAGAGACCTTTCACAGACTGACTCCTTGGTGTACAGCAGCTTTCTCCAGACCTCTGAAACTTCAGCAGAGGACTCAGACAACAAAGAAGGCAAACTGAGGGATTTGATTGTCCCTAGTGTCAGTAAGCGACAAAACCCTTTCCTGCTGAGTGAGGGTGAAGACCTCAGCATCTTTGGGGATGAGTTGGGTCAAAAATCTTTTCACCTTCACAACTCACTTGTGGCTGGCAAACCTCCGTTTCATCTGCATGAGCTGTCCTTGCCCCCTTTCCACCTCCACGACTCCAATCACATTGTGAAATCCTGGAATATGGCCAGCCGGTCTGGTGTGGTAGACGGGCAAGAGGACAAAATCAGCAGTGACGACATCCAGAAGAGGAACAACGTGAACCGGTGCCAACAGGCCTCAGAACGCATGGAGCTGGATGAATGCAGCTGCCATCGCGGCAGCTCCTCTAGCTTCTCCTTTGATGGTGGTGACCAGGAGTGGAACCAGAACACAGGTGAATTGCTGAGGAATCAGGATGCCCTGCACAGCCGGACATGCAACTGTTCCAGCTCGGAGCTCCAGCGCTGTCGCTGCTACAGTTCATCAAGTCAGTCTGAAGTGACTGACCAACAGATGGGCTACATCAGTGACTCTTCCTGCAACAGCTCCGATGGGGTGCTGGTGAACTTCAGTGCTCTCTACAACAAAATGAATGGGCATTCTCGATCTAACCTGAATTCAGCCAGCCTGTCCTGTGACTCTTCCTTCTGCAGCCACTCAGACACAGGAGCTTTTTACCTGGATTTGCATTCATCACCCACAGAATCCAAGATGTCTTGTGAGTCGCATCACCCAGAGAGTTCAGGGAAGGTGTGTGGGTGTCAACACTCCTCCTCACCTGTCCTGGATGCTAACTGCAACTCATACCACCTCCACTGTGAGCCTTGCACTTCAGAGAGCTCAGACCTCACTGCCTGCTTCCAGAGCCAAGCACGGCTCGTTGTGGCTACTCAAAATTATTATAAGTTAGTCACATGTGACTTGTCTTCCCAGTCATCCCCCAGCCCGGCAGGATCTTCCATAACTAGCTGCTCGGAAGACCATACCAAAGgtagcccagcccagcccactGAATACTATCTGTTTAGAAGGCCTGACCTGAGACAAGAAGAAAGCAATGTGGAGTGCAGTGAAGAAGAGACAAAGGGAGAAGCCACCCAGAACATGATTGAGGGTCAGGTCTATGTGAATGTGTCACCACCTAACCTCAACGCAAGCCGGCAGCGCTCCAGGAGCTATGATCAGAACCTGGACAGGAGTCCCAGCAGCCGGCTGGGCTCCTTGGAGCGCATGGTGAGCTGTCCAGTCAAGCTGAGTGAAAGTCCAGCAATACCCATCCAGAGTTCCCCCCCAAAGAGAGTGACATCTTTTGCTGAACTGGCtaaaggcaggaaaaagaatGGCACTTCCCCACCACTCCGGTCCAGTGGGGATTCCTCCTTGGAGTTCTCCCCTATCCCTGAGACACAGCGGGATTGCCCAACCTTCCTTGAAGAAAGAGCTCGCCGCAGCCAGAGTCTTCCACCCATGCCCTTCGTCCATGGCCTGAACCGGAGCTGCGAGGGGTTCTGTTTAAATCACGCTTTTGGGGACAGCCAGGCTTTGTGTTCCACCAAAGACTCGGTCTCCAGTGAGAAGGTCCCCGGTGGGCATGGAGCAG GTGGTGGCACAGACAGCAAGCCTGTGGTACGCTACAGCAAGGACCAGCGTCCCACGACTCTGCCCATCCAGCCCTTTGTTTTCCAGCACCATTTCAGCAAGCCACCCAAGGCCCGTGCTCTGCACAGCCATTTTGCCTCCAGCCTTTCCCAACTCTACAGCTTGTCCAGCAATCGGCCTGCCAGCCAGCAGATCTCCAATTCCCAGTCCTCAGCCTCAGCCACCTCAGCAGAGCAGTCGGCAGCAGTGGGGAGCCAAGCCCACAGCACGCTCCTGACGCAACGCTCAGCAGATGGAGCTGCCTCCCGCAATGATGGCTGCATTAAGAAGCCTGCCCCCGAGACAACCCGGCCGTCCCCCCTGGGGAGTTACTCTCCTGTTCGATGCAACGTGCCTTTCTTTCAAAGTGTGGACTCTTCTTCCTCACCCACAGCAGAGAGAGCTGGAGAGAGCCAGCCTCCCAGGAGCAGGTCCTGCCCCATCTCCGCCAGCTTGCTTTCCACAAGGTCTTCCCCTGTTGTCAGTGCCATGCAGCCCTCCCAGGCCACCAAAGCTGATGCCCTGAGGCAAAAGGAGAACCCCAAGCCGGTTCCCAAGAAGGAGGCACCACTGGACACAAGCCCACCACCCTCCGAGTACCGACTCCACAGTGGGTCCCTCCCACCCCTCTCAGTGGGTGGTATGCCTGTGAGCAGAGTGGGAGGCCACGCAGATCCCCACTGGAGAAGCGGCAGTGAGACCAGCAGCTCTGTTCCCCTGAGCAGCATGGGAATACGGCCCCTCAATG CGAACCACCTCTCACCCCAAGCACTGAAGTGGCGGGAGTACAGGCGGAGGAACCCCCTGGGTCTGGACCGTGTTTCAGGGCTGTCTGGCTTAGCAGGCAGTCTAGACAGGAGGCAGCAAGAGCCTCGGCTGAACCGGGGGAACGCCATCTTTGAGCTCCCTGGCACTTTCAACACCAGCCATTTCCACTGCAAGCTGAACG GACAGTCTATGAGGCAACTCCAGCTTACCTACACTGACTTCTTCCCTGACTACTTCTCACTAGCAGAGAAACCCCCTGCTGAGTTCTGCCTCTCCCCAGATGGCAACACAGAGTCCATCTCCATCGACTTGCTGCAGAAGAAGG GTCTGGTGAAGGCAATCAACACTGCTGTTGACCTGATTGTGGCTCACTTTGGAACCAGCAGGGATCCTGGGGTGAAG GCCAAGCTTGGAAACAGCTCCGTGAGCCCCAACGTGGGGCATCTCATCCTGAAATACCTGTGCCCTGCTGTCCGGGACATTCTGAGTGATGGGCTCAAGGCTTATGTCCTGGACATGATCATTGGCCAGAGGAGGAACATCCCCTGGAGCGTGGTGGAGGCATCCACCCAGCTAG GTCCCTCTACCAAGTTGCTGCACAGCCTCTATAGCAAGATCAGCCAGTACACGGAGCTCACCAACCACACCATGAGGTTCAACGCATTCATCTTTGGCCTCCTCAA TATCCGGTCCTTGGAGTTCTGGTTCAACCACCTCTACAACCATGAAG ATATCATCCTGGCACACTACCAGCCAgtgggcttcttgtgcctgtCTCACAGTGTATGCCAGCCTCTTTTTGAGGAgcttctgctcctgctccagcctctctccctgctgcccttcaACCTAGACCTCCTTTTTGAGCACCACCTGATGCAGATGggcaaggagcagcagcagcaaaaggagctGCTGCGTGTGAAGCAGGACCTGCTGCTTTCCGCACACTCCACCCTGCAGCTGATGCGGACACGGGGCAGCAGTGAGGATCCTGACGGCTGCAGCACTGTCCCTGAAGTGTGCAAAGTGGGTGCCAGAGATGGTGACATCTCACCAGGCCACAGCCCTCTGCAAGATGTAAGTGAGAGGGTCAAGGGGGTGGGGGCCTCCTGTGGAGACGGTGACAGGGAGGAAGAGCGGAGGAAGACACGAGAGAGGACATGGGAGGAGAAGAAGGACAAGCAGGCAGGCTGGTGGTACCAGCTCATGCAGAGCTCTCAGATTTACATTGAGGGCTCAGCTGAAGGCTCGAAATTCATCCGCTATGAGAAGAAGAAGGCTTTGAATACTGTGCCCAGGTCAGCAGAGACCCACAAGGCACCACCCCCCCGCGAAGGGGTGGTGGAGGGTGCAGAGGCTTGCCCTGTTGCTGAGGATGCCTTGGAGGAGAGGCCCAAGGCAGCCAACAAGCCAAGTCCTGAAGCCGTGGAAGAGCCCTTGGAAAAGCCCCAGCAGGTGCCGGCTGGCGAAGAGATGAAGGAACGGAGCTGGCCTTTCTGGATGGGCAGCCCCCCAGACTCAGTGCTTACAGAGCTGAAGCGCAGCAAGGAGAAGGAGAGTGGGACCCAGCAAAaagtgggagcagcagcagcagccccccaaGAGGAGAGCAGCACCAGTACATCAGAGGGGAGCCAGCCCATCAAGTGGGGACACTTGTTTGGGTCCAGGAAGGTGCAAAAAGATCCcaggcagtttaacag GTTGCCCTCTGGCTGGCTGAGCTTGGACAAGTCCGTGTTCCAGCTGGTGGCCCAGACGGTTGGGGCAAGCATGTGGCGAGAAGCAGCCCCTGAGCCAGAACCACCACAGCCAGAGCCACCTGAAGTGGCCCCCACAGCGCAGCCAGCCCAGGGGCTGTCTCCCCACCCTCCCTG tgaGGTGAAAGCTCTTTGCCATCACATTGCCACCGAGGCAGGACAGCTGAGCTTCAACAAGGGAGACATCCTGCAGGTCATCTCCAAGGTGGATGGTGACTGGCTGCAGTGCAGCCTCGGCTCCGAGAAGGGGCTGGTGCCCATCATGTACGTCACCCACCCGGAGGACGAGGACTATTAA